One genomic window of Parasteatoda tepidariorum isolate YZ-2023 chromosome 9, CAS_Ptep_4.0, whole genome shotgun sequence includes the following:
- the LOC107437127 gene encoding uncharacterized protein isoform X2 gives MAKSGKMTADPCGGKCQPRGGACAEVRDRSKTRGRQIQLVNDAVYKSRSTEGSTDCKEPFFLPRNSILLEAIMLVLLFLLSTWSEMCHSQIVYMPRYVVRPVRRSAMEALERLRLPVTRYFPQVDTQAVPYQSGPTFMTGDVPPNQWVDDYAPAEDEEGDYINYEYRDYRPPTQYGEEVYAQEPSDVYNNLMDRYLMEQPKEDMFDVPRRRNEDHLPEPQNATTAAPTQKVQMTAVPPAPEKKDMKSLVVPDQRAEEREEDVSGQKEEPLFRPLQSSQKTKWNNNKATQKKLNRM, from the exons ATGGCAAAAAGTGGGAAAATGACCGCCGATCCTTGTGGAGGGAAATGTCAACCGAGGGGTGGGGCATGCGCGGAAGTAAGGGATCGATCGAAAACGCGTGGGCGGCAAATACAGCTGGTAAATGATGCTGTATATAAAAGTAGGAGTACCGAAGGCTCAACAGATTGTAAAGAACCCTTCTTCCTTCCAAGAAACTCAATTCTTTTAGAG GCAATCATGCTGGTATTATTGTTCTTATTGAGTACATGGTCGGAGATGTGCCATTCTCAGATCGTGTACATGCCCAGGTATGTGGTGAGGCCAGTGCGACGCTCAGCTATGGAGGCACTCGAGAGGCTTAGGTTACCTGTCACCCGATACTTCCCTCAG GTGGACACACAGGCTGTACCTTACCAGAGTGGTCCTACATTTATGACAGGAGATGTACCACCGAATCAGTGGGTGGATGATTATGCACCTGCAGAAGACGAAGAGGGGGATTACATCAACTACGAATATCGGGACTACAGACCGCCTACGCAATACGGAGAGGAAGTCTATGCCCAG GAACCATCTGATGTCTACAACAATTTGATGGATCGTTATTTGATGGAGCAACCGAAGGAGGATATGTTCGATGTTCCAAGGCGTCGAAATGAGGATCATCTCCCCGAACCACAAAATGCGACTACTGCTGCACCCACACAAAAG GTTCAGATGACGGCCGTTCCACCTGCACCCGAGAAAAAGGATATGAAATCACTGGTGGTACCAGATCAGCGGGCAGAGGAGAGGGAGGAGGATGTATCTGGACAGAAAGAGGAACCTCTCTTCAGGCCACTTCAAAGCAGCCAGAAAACCAAATGGAACAACAACAAGGCAACCCAAAAG